In the genome of Synechococcus sp. CB0101, the window CGCACCCTGGCGGAGGTGGCGCGTCTGCTGGGTTGCAGCCGCGAGTATTGCCGCCAGGTGGTGCAACGGGCCCTGCGCAAATTGCGCAAGGCCGGCATCCAGGCAGGCCTGGTGGAGGTTGGCGCCCCATGATGGAAGGGTTGGTCCCCTGAGGTTCCGCCCGTGATGGCCAAGTCCACCAACGTTGTTGATGCCGAGGTGCTCGGCAGTACGGAAGTGGATGAGGGGGCCTTGCGCCGCTTGCTGCGCCGTGCGGGCCGAACCCTTGCCCGTCCCGCCCTCGAGTGCCTCGAGTTGCTGCTCGATGCCAACACCCCACCGCAGGTGCGGGTGACGATGCTCGCAGCCCTCACCTATCTGCTCTTGCCGCTGGATTTGATTCCTGATTTCATTCCAGCCGCAGGCTTCAGCGATGACCTGGTGGCCCTCACTGCCTTGCTTGGCTTGTGCAGCACCCACATCAACGACACGATTCGGTTGCGGGCACAGCGCAAACTGGATCGCTGGTTTCCCCTGGGACGCTGATGGCCGTGCTCACCGCTGAGCAGCTGGATGACCTCCAGTCGTTCCTGAAGGATTGGCTGCGTTACACCGGCCGCACCCAGGCTGATCTCCGCCGGGCGCTGCGGGCCAGCTCGATTCGCATGCCGGTGCTCCTCGAGGAACTGGCGCGGGTGCATAGCCGTGATGGGCTCACGGGGCTGGCACAACGCCTCTGTGAGATCGAAGCGCTCTGGCAGGGAGAGGACCAAGGGCTGGAAGGGGATGATCAGCCACCGCTGTCCCTCGACGACTCCCTCGGACAGCTCGATCTGCTGTTGCAAGAGATCCGTCTGGATGCCGGCGAAGCCTGACGCCCCCGCGTAGACACGTCAGAGTGGTGGCACGCTCCGCCGCCGTCATGTCGTTGCCTCGCCTGTTCGCGCCCCCCACCACCCTCGGGCTCAAGTTGTTTGCCGGCCTGGTGATCGGGGGGGCTGGAATTGCCCGCGTTGGCCCAGGTGGAGAGTTTTCTCTGGGGCCCCGGCAGCAATGTGGGACCTGAAACCAAAGTGGAACCCCGGAACTGCGTCACCGGACCCGACGGCAGCATCACCTGCGACACCAAGGTGGTGAATCCCCCCGGTGACACGCCGGCTAAACCCCAATACCGGCCCTTCAGCTACTGAGCCCCGGCCTGATGCGTTTGTTTGACGATCGATCCTTCCTGCGGGCGATCACAGCTTTTGAGCGTGCCCTGGCCAAGGTGCTCTCCGTGGTGCTCACCGCCGTGTTGGTGGTTGCGACCCTGCAGCTCATCTTGTTTCTCGGCAGTGATCTCCTCGATCTCAATGTCAATTGGACGGGCGAGGGCTTGATTCGTCTGTTGGATCAGGTGCTGGTGATCCTGATCGCCCTGGAGGTGCTCCAGAACCTCACCGCCTACATGCGGGAGCATGTGGTGCAGATCGAGCTGGTGTTGGTCACGGCTCTCACGGCGGTGGCCCGCAAGGTGATCGTGATGCCGCCCGGCGTGCAAAAGAATCCCGCGGATCTGATCGGTTTGGGATTTGCGGTGTTGTCGTTGGCCGGTGCTTATTGGCTGGTGCGCCAATCCCACGTCAGGCGTCTGCCCACCAGAAGAGAGCAAGCCAGAGAGTTCCTGGATGGGGATCTGTCGTCACGACCCGATGACGCCGGTGGGGGCTGATCAACAGGCTGTCGCCAA includes:
- a CDS encoding phosphate-starvation-inducible PsiE family protein encodes the protein MRLFDDRSFLRAITAFERALAKVLSVVLTAVLVVATLQLILFLGSDLLDLNVNWTGEGLIRLLDQVLVILIALEVLQNLTAYMREHVVQIELVLVTALTAVARKVIVMPPGVQKNPADLIGLGFAVLSLAGAYWLVRQSHVRRLPTRREQAREFLDGDLSSRPDDAGGG
- a CDS encoding DUF1232 domain-containing protein, with translation MAKSTNVVDAEVLGSTEVDEGALRRLLRRAGRTLARPALECLELLLDANTPPQVRVTMLAALTYLLLPLDLIPDFIPAAGFSDDLVALTALLGLCSTHINDTIRLRAQRKLDRWFPLGR